In Halopseudomonas nanhaiensis, a single window of DNA contains:
- the truB gene encoding tRNA pseudouridine(55) synthase TruB has protein sequence MAGSRSKRRDISGVLIFDKPLGMSSNAALQKVRWLFNASKGGHTGSLDPLASGVLPLCLGEATKFSQFLLDADKVYVTEARLGMTTTTGDAEGDVLTTSPVSVTEAEVLQVLPRFTGDIEQIPPMYSALKHEGQPLYKLARAGEVVERKARSVTIQRLKMLGLQGDRLQLEVHCSKGTYIRTLVEDIGSALGCGAHVSQLRRTEAGPFDLTRSVTLESLEAMHAEGGAEALDQLLLPSDSGLGDWPVVRLTEQTAYYLNHGQAVRVPGSPAFGMVRLYDQNDVFIGIGEMTDDARVAPRRLMRFEP, from the coding sequence GTGGCGGGTTCGCGTAGCAAGCGGCGGGATATCAGCGGGGTGCTGATCTTCGACAAGCCACTGGGCATGAGTTCGAATGCGGCGTTGCAGAAGGTGCGCTGGCTGTTCAATGCCAGCAAGGGTGGCCATACCGGCAGCCTGGACCCTCTGGCCAGCGGCGTACTGCCCCTGTGTCTTGGAGAGGCGACCAAGTTCTCCCAGTTCCTGCTCGATGCAGACAAGGTGTATGTGACTGAAGCACGCCTGGGCATGACGACGACGACCGGCGATGCAGAGGGTGATGTTCTGACGACCAGCCCGGTTTCGGTAACCGAAGCGGAGGTCCTACAGGTGCTACCACGCTTCACCGGCGACATCGAGCAGATTCCGCCGATGTACTCCGCGCTCAAGCATGAAGGGCAGCCGCTGTACAAGCTGGCGCGGGCGGGGGAGGTAGTGGAGCGCAAGGCGCGATCTGTTACCATACAGCGCTTGAAAATGCTGGGCCTGCAGGGCGACCGGCTGCAGCTTGAGGTGCACTGCAGCAAGGGTACGTACATCCGTACGCTGGTCGAGGACATCGGCTCGGCCTTGGGCTGCGGAGCGCATGTGTCACAGTTGCGCCGCACCGAGGCCGGCCCATTCGATCTGACCCGCTCGGTCACGCTCGAATCGCTTGAAGCGATGCATGCCGAGGGGGGCGCCGAGGCTCTCGATCAGCTGTTGCTGCCTAGCGACAGCGGACTGGGCGACTGGCCTGTCGTCAGGCTGACGGAACAGACCGCGTATTATCTGAATCATGGTCAGGCTGTCCGCGTACCGGGTAGCCCGGCGTTTGGCATGGTGCGGTTGTACGATCAGAATGATGTGTTCATCGGTATCGGCGAGATGACCGATGATGCCCGCGTCGCGCCCCGGCGTCTGATGCGATTCGAGCCCTGA
- the thpR gene encoding RNA 2',3'-cyclic phosphodiesterase has translation MRRLFIGIELPDALKIAVREACAGYPASRWQQSSQLHLTLRFLGQVPDHHAATLDAVLQTIEAERFELAIAGVGCFGSVQDPRVLWAGVAPTAPLETLHRQVDDALPLGLASDGREFRPHVTLARLRPQGVPADDWLRRYADLCSAPSVITEFALISSVATAEGSQYTVIGRYPLA, from the coding sequence ATGCGTCGTCTGTTCATCGGTATCGAGCTGCCGGACGCTCTGAAAATCGCGGTCCGGGAGGCGTGCGCCGGCTACCCGGCGTCCCGCTGGCAGCAGAGCTCCCAGCTGCACCTCACGCTTCGGTTCCTCGGTCAGGTTCCTGATCACCATGCGGCGACCCTGGACGCCGTGCTTCAGACCATCGAAGCAGAACGCTTTGAGCTGGCCATCGCCGGGGTCGGGTGTTTTGGCAGCGTCCAGGATCCGAGAGTACTTTGGGCCGGCGTGGCCCCCACCGCTCCGTTGGAAACGCTGCATCGTCAGGTCGATGACGCCCTGCCGCTTGGGCTGGCTTCGGATGGGCGGGAATTTCGGCCCCATGTAACGCTGGCCCGCCTTCGCCCCCAGGGCGTGCCGGCGGACGACTGGTTGCGTCGTTACGCCGATCTCTGCTCGGCTCCCTCAGTCATTACCGAGTTCGCCTTGATATCCAGCGTCGCTACTGCGGAGGGTTCGCAGTACACGGTCATCGGTCGCTATCCGCTTGCCTGA
- the rbfA gene encoding 30S ribosome-binding factor RbfA: protein MAKEYSRTQRVADQMQRELALLIQREVRDPRLGMITVTAVDASRDLAHAKVFFTLLGNDSDEDVALNREILNEAGGFLRMQLGRVMKLRSIPQLHFHYDESIRRGVHLSSLIDRAVAEDREHQKDDKE, encoded by the coding sequence ATGGCGAAAGAATACAGTCGTACCCAGCGCGTTGCGGATCAGATGCAGCGCGAGCTGGCCCTGCTGATCCAGCGCGAAGTGCGCGATCCGCGCCTGGGTATGATCACCGTGACCGCTGTGGATGCGAGCCGCGATCTGGCCCATGCCAAGGTGTTTTTCACCCTGCTCGGCAATGACTCCGACGAGGATGTCGCGCTCAATCGCGAGATTCTCAATGAAGCTGGCGGGTTCCTGCGTATGCAGCTGGGGCGCGTGATGAAGCTGCGCAGCATCCCGCAATTGCATTTTCACTACGACGAAAGTATCCGTCGTGGCGTTCATCTGTCTTCGCTGATCGATCGGGCTGTCGCCGAGGATCGTGAGCATCAGAAAGACGACAAGGAGTGA
- a CDS encoding DUF421 domain-containing protein, with translation MFFESWEGVIRTLTVGPLAYLSLLLLLRVSGKRTLSKLNAFDLIVTVALGSTLATVLLSKDVPLVEGAAGFAVLIVAQYVITALSVRFAWVRRIVKSEPRLLYYRGGWLDDALRRERVTQKEVLAVARSSGFADLREVDAVILETDGSLNVLGKVEAVGLSTLYDVKGHPDEAGHPLA, from the coding sequence ATGTTCTTCGAGTCATGGGAGGGGGTAATTCGTACCCTTACAGTCGGGCCGCTGGCCTACCTGAGTCTGCTTCTGCTTTTGCGCGTGTCGGGCAAGCGAACGTTGTCCAAGCTCAATGCGTTCGACCTTATCGTCACCGTGGCGCTGGGCTCCACTTTGGCAACCGTGCTGCTTTCCAAGGACGTTCCGCTGGTCGAGGGCGCCGCCGGCTTCGCTGTGCTGATTGTCGCTCAGTACGTGATCACAGCCCTGTCGGTCCGTTTTGCATGGGTGCGGCGTATCGTCAAGTCTGAGCCCCGGCTGCTCTACTATCGCGGAGGCTGGCTGGACGATGCCCTGCGGCGTGAGCGAGTTACTCAGAAGGAGGTGCTGGCAGTCGCGCGGTCGAGTGGCTTCGCCGACCTCAGGGAGGTAGACGCAGTCATCCTGGAAACCGACGGCAGTCTGAACGTACTTGGCAAGGTTGAAGCGGTAGGGCTGTCCACGCTGTATGACGTCAAGGGGCATCCAGATGAAGCCGGACACCCACTCGCCTAA
- the rpsO gene encoding 30S ribosomal protein S15: MALSVEDKAAIVNEYKRGEGDTGSPEVQVALLTANINKLQGHFKDNKKDHHSRRGLIRMVNQRRKLLDYLKSKDLARYSSLISSLGLRR; this comes from the coding sequence ATGGCACTGAGCGTCGAAGATAAAGCTGCAATCGTAAACGAGTACAAGCGTGGGGAAGGTGACACCGGTTCTCCGGAAGTCCAGGTAGCTCTGTTGACCGCAAACATCAACAAGCTGCAGGGTCACTTCAAGGACAACAAGAAGGATCACCATTCCCGTCGCGGTCTGATTCGCATGGTCAACCAGCGCCGCAAGCTGCTGGACTACCTGAAGTCGAAGGACCTTGCTCGTTACAGCAGCTTGATCAGCAGTCTGGGTCTGCGTCGCTAA
- the pnp gene encoding polyribonucleotide nucleotidyltransferase has protein sequence MKPVIKQFKLGNSTITLETGRIARQATGAVLVSIDDAVSVLCTVVGAKNADAGRDFFPLSVHYIEKTYAAGRIPGGFFKREGRPTEKETLTSRLIDRPIRPLFAEGFMNEVQVVCTVVSTDKTTDPDIAALLGTSAALAISGLPFNGPIAGARVGFDQNNGYMLNPNYEQLKASRLDMIVAGTEEAVLMVESEAQELTEDQMLGAVLFAHMEFQPAIEAIKELAAEAGKPAWDWQAAPENTSLLDAIRSGFGSGISDAYTITDKQARYTRLGELRDQAIAQLSGDEEGKPSKGEVKDAFGEIEYRTVRESIVNGNPRIDGRDTKTVRPLNIEVGVLNRTHGSALFTRGETQALVVTTLGTARDAQLLDTLEGERKDPFMFHYNFPPYSVGEAGRMGGTGRREIGHGRLARRGIAAVMPDMDQFPYSIRVVSEITESNGSSSMASVCGASLALMDAGVPLKAPVAGIAMGLVKEGEKFAVLTDILGDEDHLGDMDFKVAGTEKGVTALQMDIKINGITEEIMEIALHQAHDARLHILKQMNEVLPESRKELSSNAPTMISMKIDAEKIRDVIGKGGATIRGICEETGASIDITDDGTVKIFAASKDAANAAKARVDGITAEAEIGKIYTGKVERIVDFGAFVSILPGKDGLVHISQIANQRIEKVTDVLQEGQEVRVLVLDVDNRGRIKLSMKDVEAAEISGV, from the coding sequence GTGAAACCTGTAATCAAGCAATTCAAGCTGGGTAACAGCACGATTACCCTGGAAACCGGTCGCATCGCCCGTCAGGCCACCGGTGCCGTACTGGTCAGCATCGATGACGCCGTCAGCGTACTGTGCACTGTGGTCGGCGCGAAGAACGCCGACGCCGGACGCGACTTCTTCCCGCTGTCTGTTCACTACATCGAAAAAACCTACGCCGCCGGCCGCATCCCCGGCGGTTTTTTCAAGCGTGAAGGCCGCCCGACCGAGAAGGAAACCCTAACCTCGCGTCTGATCGACCGTCCGATCCGTCCGTTGTTCGCTGAAGGCTTCATGAACGAAGTGCAGGTTGTCTGCACCGTCGTCTCGACCGACAAGACCACTGATCCCGATATCGCAGCGCTGCTCGGTACCTCGGCGGCGCTGGCTATCTCCGGTCTGCCGTTCAACGGACCGATCGCCGGAGCCCGGGTCGGCTTCGACCAGAACAATGGCTACATGCTCAACCCCAATTACGAGCAGTTGAAGGCTTCGCGCCTGGACATGATCGTCGCCGGCACCGAAGAAGCCGTGTTGATGGTCGAGTCCGAAGCGCAGGAACTGACCGAGGACCAGATGCTCGGCGCCGTGCTGTTCGCCCACATGGAATTCCAGCCAGCCATCGAGGCTATCAAGGAACTGGCCGCGGAAGCCGGCAAACCCGCATGGGACTGGCAGGCAGCACCTGAAAACACCAGCCTGCTCGATGCTATCCGCAGCGGCTTCGGCTCCGGCATTTCCGATGCCTATACCATCACCGACAAGCAGGCTCGTTACACCCGTCTGGGCGAGCTGCGTGATCAGGCGATCGCTCAACTGTCCGGTGACGAGGAAGGCAAGCCGTCCAAGGGCGAGGTCAAGGACGCTTTTGGCGAGATCGAGTACCGTACGGTTCGCGAGAGCATCGTCAACGGTAATCCGCGTATCGACGGGCGCGACACCAAGACCGTGCGCCCACTGAATATCGAAGTCGGTGTGCTCAACCGCACCCATGGTTCCGCACTGTTCACCCGCGGCGAGACTCAGGCGCTGGTCGTCACCACGCTGGGTACCGCACGTGATGCGCAGCTGCTCGACACGCTGGAAGGCGAGCGCAAGGACCCCTTCATGTTCCACTACAACTTCCCTCCCTATTCGGTGGGTGAAGCGGGTCGCATGGGTGGTACCGGTCGCCGTGAAATCGGCCATGGTCGTCTGGCGCGTCGCGGTATCGCTGCCGTCATGCCCGACATGGACCAGTTCCCCTACAGCATCCGTGTGGTCTCCGAGATTACCGAGTCCAACGGCTCGAGCTCCATGGCTTCGGTCTGCGGTGCCTCGCTGGCTCTGATGGATGCCGGCGTGCCGCTCAAGGCTCCGGTGGCTGGTATCGCCATGGGTCTGGTCAAGGAAGGCGAGAAGTTCGCCGTTCTGACCGACATCCTCGGTGACGAAGATCACCTGGGCGATATGGACTTCAAGGTGGCTGGTACCGAGAAGGGTGTCACCGCGCTGCAGATGGACATCAAGATCAACGGTATCACCGAAGAGATCATGGAAATCGCGCTGCACCAGGCGCATGACGCCCGTCTGCACATCCTCAAGCAGATGAACGAAGTACTGCCGGAATCGCGCAAGGAGCTGTCCTCCAACGCGCCGACCATGATCAGCATGAAGATCGACGCCGAGAAGATTCGTGACGTTATCGGCAAGGGTGGCGCAACCATCCGCGGGATCTGCGAAGAGACCGGTGCGTCGATCGACATTACTGATGACGGCACAGTGAAGATCTTCGCTGCCAGCAAGGACGCTGCCAATGCTGCCAAGGCACGGGTAGACGGTATCACCGCTGAAGCCGAGATTGGCAAGATCTACACCGGCAAGGTTGAGCGTATTGTCGATTTCGGCGCGTTCGTCAGCATCCTGCCGGGCAAGGACGGCCTCGTTCACATCTCGCAGATCGCAAACCAGCGTATCGAGAAGGTGACCGACGTCCTGCAGGAAGGCCAGGAAGTTCGCGTGCTGGTGCTCGACGTGGACAACCGTGGCCGTATCAAGCTGTCGATGAAGGACGTTGAAGCAGCCGAAATCAGCGGCGTCTGA
- a CDS encoding thiol:disulfide interchange protein DsbA/DsbL, whose translation MINQSESFRCSGWLKGAGRTLAVVALGISAGAWAADPIEEGVDYQVIQSGDGVTTEGVVRVEEFFAYGCPHCHHLEEPLEAWVEKAGDTVALIRYPLPFSENSVAPTTAFYAAQQVLEAEGNAATLAKIHGPVFHAIHEERRLFANAEEVRQFYAEQGVEVSAESFARVHGQSAEALARKAYKTFQTTQARGVPTLVIDGRYVVGGKGPERTVEIVDALVAKVKAEN comes from the coding sequence ATGATCAATCAATCTGAATCGTTCCGCTGCAGCGGCTGGCTGAAAGGAGCAGGTCGCACGCTCGCCGTGGTTGCACTCGGGATCAGCGCCGGCGCCTGGGCGGCAGACCCCATCGAGGAAGGCGTGGATTATCAGGTGATCCAGTCAGGCGACGGCGTAACGACCGAAGGTGTGGTGCGCGTGGAGGAGTTTTTTGCCTACGGCTGCCCGCACTGTCACCATCTTGAAGAGCCGCTGGAGGCCTGGGTCGAGAAGGCTGGCGACACCGTAGCGTTGATCCGGTATCCGTTGCCGTTCAGTGAGAACAGCGTGGCTCCGACTACGGCGTTCTACGCTGCGCAGCAGGTGCTGGAAGCGGAAGGCAATGCGGCCACGTTGGCGAAGATTCACGGTCCCGTATTTCATGCTATTCACGAGGAACGTCGCCTGTTCGCCAACGCCGAGGAAGTACGACAGTTCTATGCCGAGCAGGGTGTAGAGGTGTCCGCGGAGTCGTTTGCCCGGGTACATGGGCAATCGGCCGAGGCGCTGGCTCGCAAGGCCTATAAAACGTTCCAGACCACACAGGCTCGAGGCGTACCGACGCTGGTCATTGACGGCCGTTATGTGGTCGGTGGAAAGGGGCCGGAACGGACCGTCGAAATTGTCGACGCACTGGTGGCGAAGGTGAAGGCGGAGAACTGA